Below is a genomic region from Trichomycterus rosablanca isolate fTriRos1 chromosome 15, fTriRos1.hap1, whole genome shotgun sequence.
gtatatgtgaacttaaagctgacacggtgatgttctgtagatcttacagcacaaatatgtaggaatgactgaaataaatgttagtgtattaaaatattcttcttattatcaccattattattctaaattgttatatttacttttttcttccatttgttctttcagctacatgacagttaagcaccctggactcgacctagtcctgcttggtagctgtgttttacttcacactaAACAGCCTATTTTTCTAGTAGAAAATGAAGCTCACATCCGCTTATAAATACATGTGGAAAACACCAAGGCCTGGTTTGCTCTTTTCAGCctgtgtctacaagaagatcgggtttcctcagcatatttttacgtgtaataagatgtgaaatgtgcgctgcgtcgctttacgcatcaggagcggtgtgctgttttagcagaacacaaggaaacagagcatcgttaggttccctttgcgggcttttacatgaacgagagaacttatgttcggccgacgtgcactttattacctcgtattttatatcaggacttgtattttaatcactatttgccatgagaaaacacaagtgcgcatgtgtcacgGAAGCACACAGACGCTGCGCTGGCCGAGCTGAGTCTACACAGTTCTCATGAGTGCTATAAAGCTCCGCCCCCTCTCGTAAGAGGGAGGAatctctgtacaacagagcacagcgcttcactcgctctttcttagcgccgttttagctccaacaacgatggtagaagaagctccagcaccggccagctcggcccccgccaaggctcctaaaaagaagaccgcggccaaacccaagaaagcgggtcccagcgtcggcgagctgatcgtcaaagctgtttccgcttccaaggagaggagcggcgtgtccctggccgccctgaagaaagctctgtctgcaggtggatacgacgtggagaagaacaactcccgcgtcaaactcgccgtcaaaagcctggtgaccaagggcatcctggtgcagaccaagggcaccggcgcctcaggctctttcaagctcaacaagaagcagaccgaggcgAAGAAGCCCGCGGCCAAAAAAGCCGCCGCTCCTAAAGTGAAAAAAGCCGCAAAGAAACCCGCTGCTGCAAAGAAGCCCAAGAAGGTAACAGCCAAGAAGCCCGCAGCTAAGAAGTCCCCCAAGAAGGTCAAGAAACCCGCTGCTGCCGCTAAGAAAGCCACCAAGAGCCCCAAGAAGGCTAAGAAGCCGGCGACCCCCAAGAAGGCAGCCAAGAGTCCTAAAAAAGCCAAGGTAGCCAAACCCAAGACCGCTAAACCCAAAGCGGCCAAGGCCAAAAAAGCTGCACCCAAAAAGAGGTAAACTTGTTCCTGTTTTCTTATCTTCATTTTCttaaaacggctcttttaagagccacctatatcttcccataaagagtcgcgtttcctaaacacatatatacatataagcaTGCATGCGAACTGTTCATACATGCAgccattcatacatacatattttgtgGAGAGTGATCAGCAAGGAGTTAAAAACACTAAGTATAACTGGtcctgttttatgtgtaataatgCTTTTGTCACACATCCCCATAAAACTGTgcgtataaatgtgtatatttatgtgcactcacgtatatgagctccttacataatgtaattattagtgtaaatgttattgtgacataatataatgtaattgttgcttaagagaagcttttctgtatcaTACATTACACGGGCGGAAGAACGGAGGAGAAGAGAGAGGAGGGGGGGCAATATGTGAGGGGGCGTGTATGTGTTTCCCTGAGACATGACGGCGCGTTTATGATTGGCTCAGCTGTGCCTTCGCtctaagccaataggagagaggcCAGTTTTCCTATATCATACAGCTTCGAGCCTTCCCCCGGTTTACTTCAGTTTTGTTCCACGAACGCATCTGATCATCAAAATGAGTGGGAGCTGTTGATATgggtaataaattaaaaatagcattttgtaaaaatgtaaCACAAGCCATGAATAGAGGTGCAATTTGGGttggaaaaaaagaatattGGTCAAAACAAAAAGGTAAAAAGAGATTAAATATACCATACTACCAACTCCTTTACGGAGATTTTATGTTTAAACATGATCATTTAAATATAGACTGGCTAAATCAAACCAATAaagatatttataatataattaataatcattattatggtGAAAAGATACAATACAGTCAACTAACCGAAGAGGAATCgacaaaagtaagaaaaaatatCTCCTCTAAAAACATCTCTGAAAACATACGCGATACAATATGGTTAATAACGGTTGGAAGACTTCCTGTAAGAGTTATCGTTAAATGGAGTTGCTTTGTAACAACAAAATTATGCCCGATACAGGGCTGTTTACAAGATGAAACCATCGAGCATCTACTAATAAACTGTAGTAGATCAGTTGATATTTGGAacaaaattaaaactttaaacttagatttcgaaataaataaaaaaacaattatgtttGGAATCTTCGAAAATATTTCTCAAAGAATAAATGACCTTTATTGGTTAGTTGTCTGTATTGTTAAtacaaaaatctggaaaactagGTGTAAAATGATTTTCGAGCAATGCAACATACCCCcagatattgtttttaaacaaattgtatGCCATCTTAGAAGACTAAAAAATGAAGACTTGCGCACAAAAAAAACTTCACTTCCTTGGTCAATATTAagattgtaatttattattattattctttttttttttttcacttaaaaaaaataatgtataaaaagggaaaataaaaagaacaagctctgaatatatatattttttctgtatTATTCTACTCTGGATttgtaatgaacattttgaactgatgtaattattttgatgatgtattgatctgtatatatttgtaatgtgattgaattttgttaaataaaactatttaaaaaaggaAGACCGGTGGTAAGGCTAGAGCTAAGGCCAAGACTCGTTCATCTCGTGCCGGACTTCAGTTCCCCGTGGGCCGTGTTCACAGACTGCTACGTAAGGGTAATTACGCCGAGcgtgtgggagctggtgctcctgtctacttggctgccgtgctggagtatctgaccgctgagatcctcgagttggctggtaacgccgccagagataacaagaagtctcgtatcatccctcgtcatctgcagttggccgtgcgtaacgacgaggagttgaacagactgcttggaggtgtaaccatcgctcagggcggtgtgctgcctaacatccaggctgttctgtTGCCCAAGAAGACCGAGAAACCATCCAAGGCCAAGTAAAGTCGCTCTCGTGTTATAaccaaaaggctcttttaagagccacccatttccacagaaaaagtGCAATTTCTTCAGCTAAtgtgtaaacaaaacaaatgtaatatCGTTTCATAGACTCACACGGCATAAAACACGTGATTTATCACGTTAAATTTAACAAATCAATATGTACGATTTATTTTTTccctatctatcttatctttaCATATATccctatatatgtatacattagcCAAGTTATAGATCACTTGCAGTAACAAAACCAACAATATAGACgattaaaagtggtgcaacaaacgtgtttgtgtaatacacatgaaacaaaaataataataatgctaataataactaacaacaagcaaaatgaacgaaatattcaataatatattttttaaaaaggtatatGCTTTAAATGCGATTGTAAGCTGTGTtctaaaagcacaaagaaagaaaggaaagtaTTATAAATCCCGCCAACAGCATAGAGGAAATATTATGTTTTTTGAAACGAGGCAGCGGCAGAACGCCGACCAGTAAGCGACATTTAACGTAAGCACGATCGTCCAATGAGAAAAGAGCGTAATCAAGACGCCCAATGAGCGCGGAGCGGCTCTGGTACTTAAATAGAGCGTGTTGTGCGAGCTAACATATTGTGTTCTACAGTTCGTGAAGTGCGGAGTTCCAGACGCGATGGCAAGAACCAAGCAGACCGCTCGTAAATCCACCGGTGGTAAAGCGCCGAGGAAGCAGCTCGCCACTAAGGCTGCCCGCAAGAGCGCCCCGGCTACTGGCGGTGTGAAGAAACCTCACCGTTACAGGCCAGGTACCGTGGCTCTGCGTGAAATCCGCCGTTATCAGAAGTCCACTGAGCTGCTCATCCGCAAGCTGCCCTTCCAGCGCCTGGTTAGAGAGATCGCTCAGGACTTTAAGACCGATCTGCGCTTCCAGAGTTCTGCCGTCATGGCTCTGCAGGAGGCCAGTGAGGCTTACCTGGTCGGTCTGTTCGAGGACACCAACCTGTGCGCCATCCATGCCAAGAGGGTGACCATCATGCCTAAGGACATCCAGCTGGCCCGCCGTATTCGCGGAGAGCGTGCTTAAACGAACCCACTCCATCCAGTTATCcccaaaggctcttttaagagccacttacatgcttccactgaaatgggcattttgcataaatttttttatcattccattgtgtgtgcgtggtccgagttataatttagttatatttatcagttataaatattaggaaaaactggttaatgtgtttgtgtgtgtagagatgtaCTTTACATGTTCTTACAACAATTATAAACAAGGTTACATAAGTACAGCTGATTAAAGATTGGCAGGTGGTGTCTTATAAcacatgattaataatgtttatagtggTGTATGTTTATGGGGTTCTATAAAGCACTGAGTTAGTAAGAGTAATATAGTCGTTATGAGTAGtagagtaaaaacaaaaaacatgacGGTAAGTAAGAGGGAGCCGTAAATTGCAGCGGTGGTTAAAATATTTCGCTActgatgcaaaaataaaaaagtttaatgatcagtaattattcagaataatataacaataataaaatactattctAGGTACTCAACACAGGGTAATTAGAGACATTTTAGAACAgacatactgtaaaatattaagtgtaaataatcataattactcataataattatttttatttctattataacTGTTGTAATAATAGTGTTATtggtgatggtagtagtagtagtaactgtaattataatgttatggagaaCCAATAGATGATTAGTGGAGCGTTTCTTTCATCTCGTGGCCAAAATGTGAAAACACGAACtaaatctgtgtgtttatgtgttttcttttatgtatgtatatttttatgtattttcatgtaatataaaaaattgttaggaggatttagtggcgttggtgttgcacggtgtacacagtctttattttacacagagatggtattaactgattgtagtgtaatctacagtatggctgtacattggtagaaTGTAAACACGCTGGATGAAGTCATAAGGAATGAGCAGAATATTGAATGTTAACCATAAGACTGGTTattgtaataatggtaataaaacaaccgtattcacaatgatgccttttctaatttggtaattcatgtgtttgagccgccactgtgtgtgtgtaactttaACCTTTGCCCTCTGAGTCCCGCAGCACCGACTCCCATTTCTGACGTGTTTTTGTCGCCGTTTGCAGGTTCTTCGGCTGGTACTCACACTCAGGCTGGAACTCATTGTTCTCGCTACCTGATCTGAAGGCATGAGGACCCAGGTGTGGTTCATCACCTCCAGGTGCGCCTTGTGTTCCTAGGCAGCACAGATGATATCTGTTGAGCCCAATTTAAAACCTCCTTCTAACCCAAACTATAATAACCCCAAAATGTTTCTAACCGTAACTAtgataaccccaacatgtatCTAACCCAATTAGGATAACCCCAAGCTAGTTCTAACCCTAAATTAATCCTATTTTTACTATCAGGCAATGAAATTAGAaggaggcagagtaaaaacatcaacataatttcactatttaatttactttcacgAAAACAGGTGGGAAAAAGTGTAGGTTTTCACATTaacaatacacaaaaaaaaaatttctataACTTTTGGacttcatttgctgtttttcagtcctttgaagcagtcaagaccagctttgtgatgtcCAAAAAGTACATAAAGCGCTATAAAAAgaccttgttgcttttgtatttgAGCTAGCAAAGCTTCACACCTGAATGTTGAACATTGTTCACGTTCTTGTATTTCACGGTGTTTAGTACCTTAATGGGGATTTAAATTGTAAACTTTAAACGGCTTTacttctgacttcagtaaataaatagacgCCCATGTCTTGTTAAGAAATTGCAGTTTCTATCTATTGCACTCACAGTTCTGTTCATgaacacattacggtgaagatGGATAAACTCGCACACACCTAAATCATAAACTGagagggaaataaaaaaaaccagaaAACCAACcccataaaaaaagaaaataaattaattaattaattaatttgagtTCACATATACggacacatttctaaaacaacacatggctcctACACTTACACAAGAGATCTCACTTAttaacatgctttttttttttttataattctttttaaaactcagaaatggttttaacacagctaacactgaaacataaaatgtcttctttcacttatttggattttattgatacacagctaagatcactttcactttaatcaagatgtgtctgactttgaaatatgtttatgaaacgttatgctttagcagaatatgacttataacttcccatttctcacaatacagtgaaatatacaaacacattttcaacacagatgtcacttataaagacttgcatcagtattgttcagcacagacaaatccaaacactgctttacacattttttatgtGACACATATCCAGGGccagatgtagcctagtggttaaggtactaggccattgaccagagggtcactggttcaagccccaccactgctaggttatcactattgggcccttgagcaaggttcttaaccctcaattgctctgactgtatactgttactgtaatgtaaatcgctttggataaaggcgtctgctaaatgctgaaaatgtaaatattcacctattttacttttttttttaactctctctctcacacacacacacacacacacacacacatctgcaaaAGCTAGCAACAAACACTGGCGTTgttcatttatatattaaacattccaacacaattttaccctcatgttttatttaccctacacctcctcctacactgctgcaggtgttttagatctttgtttttatcataacgtgtctctaatgctactttcacaagcactgacagatttctaaagctatttgtttgtttcaaaTTCAATATTCACTACAACTGTACTGATATGAACTAATATAAATTTTTGATTATACACTGCTGTATTCTCCCACACCGTCTTTCCGTATTCctagtatgttttttttttattttttggctacattgtcatgtctctaatggctCTTTGTCCCACCTAATTGAACAATATTAAAACATGCGACAAACATGGCGATTATAGTACATTGTAATAAGGTTTAAGGTTGCatagggtttagggttgtttctttgtttgtctttctttcttttggcacaacatgtttagaaaaaaaattcttaacattaaacattagttaCAGAAAAATATGTCATGTGGAATACATCACATCGATTGTGGACCGATTTACTGTGAGGATAAAACAGTGGAGGTTCTAAGTTACGCGCTTTACATGAGATCTACTCAGAGCAGCTGCGGTCACAGTGGGCGGTCACTGCTTAACTCCGCCCCATTGTCTTCAACTAGGTCCGGTAGAGGGAAATAACAGGCTCGCTGTGAACGCTCGTCCTGCATTGACTCGCTTCATCTCGACGAGAGCAGTAACGATGTCCGGAAGAGGAAAAGGCGGCAAAGGTCTTGGAAAAGGAGGCGCTAAGCGTCACCGCAAAGTTCTCCGTGATaacatccagggtattactaaacccgccatccgccgtttggctcgccgtggcggtgtgaagcgtatttccggcttgatctacgaggagacccgcggtgtgctcaaggttttccttgagaacgtcatccgtgatgccgtcacctacaccgagcacgccaagagaaagaccgtcaccgcaatggacgtggtgtacgctctgaaacgccagggacgcaccctgtacggattcgggggttaaacgttcagacctccacactaacacaacggctcttttaagagccacccatatcTTCTACTAAAGAGAAAGTcctgctttattattaatattgttattaatagtagtagtacgtTCACTGATGCGTGGATGGGCAAATCACTCGTTTAGCCCCAAAAGCATCATTCTaagaaaaaataacacattcactTATGTAGCCTTAAAACCTtggaattattattagtagttagTAGTCATACGGCGTGTTTGCatactaccaatgtacagccatactgtagattacactacaatcattaACACGATCTTTGTGTAAgatacagtaaaacattgtgCCCGAATGCTTAgcttaaaaaactaaacaaaaaaatgaaattgatcgatctgtgtatgtataatatatatattatatacaatttaataaaatgtaacaaaatattgctattgattcttttatattcggttttaaaacatgtatcgacctcagattaagcgggaacagacaacaaagaacagattctagtgaatggggcagaagggggcgtggaacggtatgttgtctgtccaatagaaacccaggaccttggacCAATCAGAGTTACGTGTTCCAACTTGGCTTACTCAGCATGCAGGGTTAATAAAGCGGGCGTGTAGAGCGTCTACATTCACTCGCAGTTTGCTCTAGAGGaaacagcagcatcatgccCGAACCAGCGAAAGCCGCGCCCAAGAAGGGCTCCAAGAAAACCGTCACCAAGACCGCCGGCAAAGGAGTCAAGAAGCGCAGAAAGGCCAGGAAGGAGAGCTACGCTATCTACGTGTACAAGGTCATGAAACAGGTCCACCCTGATACCGGGATCTCCTCCAAGGCTATGGGCATCATGAACTCCTTCGTCAACGACATTTTCGAGCGTATCGCTGGTGAGTCCTCTCGTCTGGCTCACTACAACAAGCGCTCCACCATTACCTCCAGGGAGATCCAGACCGCCGTGCGCCTGCTGCTTCCCGGTGAGCTGGCCAAGCACGCCGTGTCCGAGGGTACCAAGGCCGTCACCAAGTACACCAGCTCCAAGTAAAGCGCCTTAGTCGCTCTGGCAAACCAACggttcttttaagagccacccatcttatcaagttaagagaattttcttctttttaaatattagatCTGAATATGTCATACACATTATCTAGATAGCCTCACATGTTTATAAtacttgattttttatttattaatatattactatTCTTGGGCCCTGCTGTTCTTCACGAGTTGTCCACGACTGTCACTATGTGGTGAGTTTAGGAGATTACACATAATAAAATGTCACTGTACTCTTAAAGTTATTATAATACACTCAGAGCTGTAGAGAGAGAGTTgctacactccttgatctcgccaaacaaacccggtgctgttaaaataaaaaaaaaaacgataaCTAACTAACTGTATTAGGCGTTTACAAAACTAACGAGAACGTACTAATATTATAGATAGAATAGCCTTCGTTTTCGTgttcatcattttatttatgagcATTGTGAACTGATATGAAATCGATGTTTTCCACTCGAGCAGTTTTAGGTGAGCTGCCAGCACCGTACAGTACCTCATGCGGTCTTTCCCAATCCgctccctcctcactaacactccactacagagggaccctccacgtgaacgcgcaaacggaggcggagtggagagggggagtgagtagggagcggattgagaTTGGGGGGATTGGGCTCCCTGACGGCACTTCATGTTTACATTCCGTTTCTGCTCTTCACGCTAGCCTGCAAAATGACCACA
It encodes:
- the LOC134328857 gene encoding histone H1-like produces the protein MVEEAPAPASSAPAKAPKKKTAAKPKKAGPSVGELIVKAVSASKERSGVSLAALKKALSAGGYDVEKNNSRVKLAVKSLVTKGILVQTKGTGASGSFKLNKKQTEAKKPAAKKAAAPKVKKAAKKPAAAKKPKKVTAKKPAAKKSPKKVKKPAAAAKKATKSPKKAKKPATPKKAAKSPKKAKVAKPKTAKPKAAKAKKAAPKKR
- the LOC134329072 gene encoding uncharacterized protein LOC134329072, which encodes GKGLGKGGAKRHRKVLRDNIQGITKPAIRRLARRGGVKRISGLIYEETRGVLKVFLENVIRDAVTYTEHAKRKTVTAMDVVYALKRQGRTLPTTVRVRSSRNAMARTKQTARKSTGGKAPRKQLATKAARKSAPATGGVKKPHRYRPGTVALREIRRYQKSTELLIRKLPFQRLVREIAQDFKTDLRFQSSAVMALQEASEAYLVGLFEDTNLAVTMSGRGKGGKGLGKGGAKRHRKVLRDNIQGITKPAIRRLARRGGVKRISGLIYEETRGVLKVFLENVIRDAVTYTEHAKRKTVTAMDVVYALKRQGRTLYGFGG
- the LOC134329049 gene encoding histone H2B-like, whose protein sequence is MPEPAKAAPKKGSKKTVTKTAGKGVKKRRKARKESYAIYVYKVMKQVHPDTGISSKAMGIMNSFVNDIFERIAGESSRLAHYNKRSTITSREIQTAVRLLLPGELAKHAVSEGTKAVTKYTSSK